A section of the Carassius carassius chromosome 17, fCarCar2.1, whole genome shotgun sequence genome encodes:
- the atg9a gene encoding autophagy-related protein 9A — MLLGEIFELVQLVFVVAFTVFLANCVDYDILFANKFVNHTDSSKVTLPDAFLPVDVCSARIRDNVFVIFILIISGVFWLHRLVKFIYNICCYWEIRSFYINALKMSMTDLPYFTWQEVQARIIEIQKEHQICIHKKELTELDIYHRILRFKNYMVAMVNKSLLPVCSRLPLLGDTVFYTRGLKYNFELIFFWGPGSLFENEWSLKPEYKRGGNRLELADRLSSRILWIGIANLLLCPVILIWQILYAFFSYTEVIKREPGSLGARCWSLYGRFYLRHFNELDHELISRLSKGYKASSKYMNCFMSPLLTVVAKNVAFFAGSILAVLIALTIYDEDVLAVEHVLSSITLLGICITVCRSFIPDKHMVFCPEQLLKVILAHIHYMPDHWQGNAHRYETRDEFSQLFQYKAVFILEELLSPVITPFILIFCLRRKSLEIIDFFRNFTVDVVGVGDTCSFAQMDVRQHGHPAWMSAGKTEASIYQQAEDGKTELSLMHFAITNPHWQPPRESTHFISLLKEKVHREAATGQQGIIAENPAFTSTHSLQSDSEPRSLIANLLMGPPSLGSLHMGREGTINPVSIGVSEGASALRSLSPVSTSLHLRGSYPSARLPRPDHPAVVAGRPMTGSGTDARTISSGSSAWEGQLTSIVLSEYASTEMSIHALYMHEMHKQQSRGEVSRHTWHRQESDESSESVNEDIEVARTFPRSSTFPTTSHQAGAAQQSGSQRRWGGTLDPVSGSFRAQRTPRMPMGGWSEENQMSRHHDPVPEEGSEDELPPHIHKVT; from the exons ATGCTGCTGGGAGAAATATTTGAGCTTGT ACAACTGGTGTTTGTGGTGGCATTCACGGTGTTCCTGGCTAACTGTGTGGACTATGACATCCTCTTTGCCAACAAGTTTGTTAATCACACTGATTCCTCAAAGGTTACGCTTCCTGATGCATTTCTTCCAGTGGATGTGTGCAGTGCTCg GATCCGTGACAATGTTTTTGTCATCTTCATCCTTATCATATCAGGGGTCTTTTGGCTCCACCGTCTCGTCAAGTTTATCTACAACATCTGTTGTTACTGGGAGATCAGATCATTTTACATCAATGCCCTAAAAATGTCCATG ACAGACCTTCCTTATTTCACCTGGCAGGAGGTGCAGGCAAGGATTATTGAGATCCAGAAGGAGCACCAGATTTGCATCCACAAAAAAGAACTGACAGAGCTTGACATCTACCACCGCATCCTGCGTTTTAAAAACTACATGGTGGCGATGGTCAATAAGTCACTCCTACCGGTGTGTTCGCGTTTGCCTCTGCTGGGCGACACTGTTTTTTACACTCGGGGTCTCAAGTATAACTTTGAGTTGATTTTCTTTTGGGGCCCTGGATCCCTTTTTGAAAACGAATGGAGTCTGAAGCCGGAGTACAAACGTGGAGGGAACCGTTTGGAGCTAGCGGATCGTCTGAGCTCAAGGATCTTGTGGATTGGAATTGCCAACCTTCTCTTGTGTCCAGTTATCCTGATTTGGCAGATTCTGTATGCGTTCTTCAGCTACACTGAGGTGATCAAGCGGGAGCCGGGAAGTCTGGGTGCTCGATGTTGGTCCCTGTATGGCCGTTTTTACCTCCGACACTTTAATGAACTAGACCATGAGCTGATTTCACGCCTCAGCAAGGGCTACAAGGCCTCCTCGAAGTACATGAACTGCTTCATGTCACCATTACTGACGGTGGTGGCTAAGAACGTGGCATTCTTTGCTGGCTCCATACTAGCGGTTTTGATTGCTTTGACCATTTATGATGAAGATGTATTGGCTGTCGAACACGTGCTCAGCAGTATTACATTACTTGGGATCTGCATCACAGTCTGCAG GTCTTTTATCCCAGACAAGCATATGGTGTTCTGCCCAGAACAGCTGCTTAAAGTGATCTTGGCACACATCCATTACATGCCTGATCATTGGCAGGGTAATGCCCACCGTTATGAGACCAGAGACGAGTTCTCACAGCTCTTTCAGTACAAGGCT GTATTTATTCTTGAGGAGCTGTTGAGTCCTGTCATTACTCCCTTCATTCTAATTTTTTGCTTGCGGCGTAAATCTCTAGAGATCATCGATTTTTTCCGAAACTTTACAGTGGACGTGGTCGGTGTGGGCGATACTTGCTCTTTTGCACAGATGGATGTCCGTCAACATGGTCATCCTGCG TGGATGTCTGCTGGGAAAACAGAGGCCTCCATCTATCAGCAAGCAGAAGACGGGAAGACTGAACTGTCACTCATGCACTTCGCTATCACAAATCCACACTGGCAGCCCCCTCGGGAGAGCACGCATTTCATCAGCCTTCTGAAAGAGAAGGTGCACCGTGAGGCCGCCACAGGACAGCAGGGAATCATAGCAGAGAATCCTGCATTTACCTCAACCCATTCACTACAGTCTGATTCAGAG CCTCGCAGTCTTATTGCAAATCTCCTGATGGGACCACCTTCCCTGGGCTCGCTGCATATGGGTCGAGAGGGCACTATCAATCCTGTGTCCATTGGAGTGAGTGAGGGGGCATCCGCCCTCCGATCGCTCTCTCCTGTGAGCACGAGTCTACACCTGCGGGGCAGCTACCCATCTGCCAGACTGCCACGACCTGACCATCCAGCTGTGGTGGCTGGCAGACCAATGACAGGCTCAGG CACTGATGCCCGTACCATCAGCTCTGGCAGTAGTGCCTGGGAAGGCCAGCTGACCAGTATTGTCCTATCAGAATACGCCTCCACAGAGATGAGCATTCATGCCCTCTACATGCATGAG ATGCACAAGCAGCAGTCGCGAGGTGAGGTGTCTCGACACACCTGGCACAGACAGGAGAGTGACGAGAGCAGTGAGAGTGTCAATGAGGACATAGAAGTCGCCCGCACCTTCCCCCGTTCCAGCACTTTCCCAACCACCTCACACCAGGCGGGGGCAGCACAGCAGAGCGGCAGCCAGCGGCGCTGGGGCGGAACCTTAG ATCCTGTTTCTGGAAGCTTTCGAGCTCAGAGAACGCCTCGTATGCCTATGGGTGGCTGGTCTGAGGAGAACCAAATGAGCAGACATCACGACCCAGTGCCCGAGGAGGGGTCTGAGGATGAGCTACCACCACACATCCATAAG gtgactTAA